Proteins from a single region of Geminicoccaceae bacterium:
- a CDS encoding amidohydrolase family protein, producing MAGPHHAVREDWLALVCEDVIAPGQPILDAHHHLWDRPEGRYRAAEFRGDVEAGHDVRASIYIQCRTSYRHDGPTALQPVGEVETILDWCRDQPLHPVGIVAFADLQLGSRVRPILEALTLAGSGHVRGVRNTTAYHPDPTVRSNPHPAPDGLLRSDAFREGCTLLSEHGLCLDVWAYHTQLAEVVELARALPDLTIIVDHCGGPLGVGPFRHGDPENFRAWRQSLATVAELPNTRIKIGGFGLSVMGYTYAGAALPPHSCDLAADWEPFVATCIELFGTRRAMFESNFPVDKGQFAYRTLWNAFKRLTASLDHTARDDLFWKSASHCYGIDEQIFADNQGSKAK from the coding sequence ATGGCCGGTCCCCATCATGCGGTACGCGAGGATTGGCTCGCTCTGGTGTGCGAGGACGTGATCGCACCCGGGCAGCCCATCCTCGATGCCCACCATCACCTTTGGGACCGGCCCGAAGGCCGTTACCGTGCCGCCGAGTTCCGGGGTGATGTCGAAGCGGGACATGACGTGCGTGCCAGTATCTATATTCAGTGCCGCACCAGCTATCGTCACGACGGGCCGACGGCCTTGCAGCCCGTGGGCGAGGTGGAAACAATCCTCGACTGGTGCCGAGACCAGCCCCTGCACCCTGTGGGGATCGTCGCTTTTGCCGACCTGCAACTGGGCAGCAGGGTCCGGCCCATACTGGAAGCCCTCACCCTTGCAGGAAGCGGTCATGTGCGCGGCGTCCGCAATACGACCGCCTACCACCCGGATCCGACGGTGCGCTCGAATCCGCACCCCGCACCCGATGGGCTTTTGCGCAGTGACGCATTCCGTGAAGGCTGCACCCTGTTGAGCGAACACGGACTCTGTCTCGACGTCTGGGCCTATCACACACAACTCGCCGAAGTGGTGGAGCTGGCACGGGCGCTGCCGGATCTGACCATAATCGTGGATCATTGCGGCGGCCCGCTGGGCGTTGGCCCATTCAGACACGGGGATCCGGAGAACTTTCGAGCCTGGCGCCAGTCACTGGCGACCGTCGCCGAACTGCCGAATACCCGCATCAAGATCGGCGGCTTTGGCCTCTCGGTCATGGGCTACACATATGCCGGCGCGGCCCTCCCTCCCCATTCGTGCGACCTTGCTGCCGATTGGGAACCGTTCGTTGCAACCTGCATCGAACTCTTCGGCACCAGGCGTGCCATGTTCGAGAGCAACTTTCCCGTCGACAAGGGACAGTTCGCCTACCGGACCCTGTGGAACGCCTTCAAACGACTGACAGCCAGCCTCGATCACACCGCGCGCGACGACCTCTTCTGGAAGAGCGCGTCGCATTGCTACGGCATCGACGAACAGATTTTCGCAGACAACCAAGGGAGCAAAGCGAAATGA
- a CDS encoding hydroxyacid dehydrogenase, producing MGKTILVTGPDLDPAAEKLVAEHGYTTVHTPAYADSTVISEHLEASGAEGIVSRMGRIDAAVMQAAPQLRVISKHGVGVDNIDIEAAAERGIPVLVATGANAVSVAEHAIALMLATVKRILPLDAGLRAGRWEKAGFSGREIAGSTLGLLGMGAIAQATARFARGLGLDLIGYDPFAPDNIFETFEVRRCEHADELFAVSEILSLHCPLNDQTREILNAQAIARMPEGSYVINTARGGLIDEAALLEGIRSGHLAGAGLDTFASEPPAADHPFFGEPRIVLTPHIGGVTRQAGARVGVEAVRGIFQVLEGQPVPPERIINRKLLAAAAVTSANKEL from the coding sequence TTGGGCAAAACCATTCTCGTTACGGGTCCCGATCTCGACCCAGCTGCCGAAAAACTCGTCGCCGAACATGGCTACACTACGGTCCACACACCCGCCTATGCCGACAGTACGGTCATTTCCGAGCATCTCGAGGCATCAGGTGCGGAAGGGATCGTGTCGCGAATGGGCCGGATCGATGCGGCGGTGATGCAGGCGGCACCACAGCTTCGAGTGATTTCCAAGCATGGTGTCGGTGTCGACAATATTGATATCGAAGCAGCAGCAGAGCGAGGTATTCCCGTGCTCGTGGCAACCGGTGCGAATGCCGTTTCAGTTGCCGAGCATGCGATTGCGCTGATGCTCGCAACTGTGAAGCGGATCCTCCCGCTCGACGCTGGTCTGCGCGCTGGCCGCTGGGAAAAAGCGGGCTTTTCCGGCCGCGAGATCGCGGGCTCGACGCTGGGGTTGCTGGGCATGGGTGCCATTGCCCAGGCAACCGCGCGCTTTGCCAGGGGGCTCGGGCTCGATCTCATCGGCTATGATCCTTTCGCACCGGACAATATCTTCGAGACGTTCGAGGTCAGGCGCTGCGAACATGCCGACGAGCTCTTCGCCGTGTCCGAAATTCTCAGTCTGCATTGCCCGTTGAACGATCAGACACGCGAGATCCTGAATGCCCAGGCGATCGCGCGGATGCCTGAGGGCTCCTATGTCATCAACACCGCCCGTGGCGGTCTGATCGACGAAGCCGCACTGCTGGAGGGCATCCGCTCGGGCCATCTGGCCGGCGCCGGTCTCGACACCTTCGCCAGCGAACCGCCGGCAGCGGATCATCCCTTCTTCGGCGAACCCCGCATCGTCCTCACCCCACATATCGGCGGCGTGACACGGCAGGCGGGCGCCCGCGTCGGCGTCGAGGCCGTCCGGGGAATCTTTCAGGTGCTCGAGGGTCAGCCCGTGCCGCCCGAGCGCATCATCAATCGCAAGCTTCTCGCCGCCGCGGCGGTAACCTCTGCCAACAAGGAACTATGA
- a CDS encoding tripartite tricarboxylate transporter TctB family protein, which translates to MSEHPTHRLARPETLTALGIIAVAAFFIIPTMDLQPISALLPVAMLAGMVILAALLLIADQRKAVAGEAPEPMTKAPKRVLGAFALIVAYAIATQFIGFYLSTAISVPLVAFLFGYREPFGLALATVIVVGAIYLIFDFGMAQDFPSGSLWQK; encoded by the coding sequence ATGTCGGAACATCCGACCCACCGTCTGGCCCGGCCGGAGACCCTGACTGCATTGGGCATCATCGCGGTTGCTGCCTTTTTCATCATTCCGACCATGGACCTGCAGCCGATCTCGGCGCTGCTTCCTGTGGCAATGCTCGCAGGGATGGTCATTCTTGCTGCCCTGCTCCTGATTGCTGACCAGCGCAAGGCCGTTGCGGGCGAGGCTCCCGAGCCGATGACCAAGGCGCCGAAGCGGGTTCTTGGAGCCTTCGCCCTGATCGTCGCCTATGCGATCGCGACTCAGTTCATCGGTTTCTATCTCAGCACGGCGATTTCCGTTCCGCTCGTGGCCTTTCTTTTCGGCTACCGCGAGCCGTTTGGTCTGGCACTGGCGACCGTGATCGTCGTCGGCGCGATCTATCTGATCTTCGATTTCGGGATGGCACAGGACTTCCCGTCCGGAAGCCTCTGGCAGAAGTGA
- a CDS encoding LysR family transcriptional regulator, translating into MDTRQLRTLLVIRTHGTFAQAADIVGLTPSAVSQQIQALEAELDTSIFDRGSRPPKLTPQGLQVIEMAQDILKREEDAKATLRGDRIAGTLMLGSVRSSALNLLPRAIVHMRQQYPELKTNLRVSLSSTLIADVASGRLDAAVVAEHVGFPGALRWSPFLREPLWLIAPAGTTPDDPIAMLNIRPYVRFKSGVPLANLIDTEISRLGVVTQDIAEIDTIGSIVTCVRQGLGISVVPHVALQEPEDMNLLRLPFGQPQINRQIGIVERTVSPRGEIIARMHEVLADLCGEHGLQRSVILTNPKE; encoded by the coding sequence ATGGATACACGCCAGCTCAGGACGCTTCTAGTCATCAGGACGCACGGCACCTTCGCGCAGGCAGCCGACATCGTCGGTCTCACGCCTTCGGCGGTCAGTCAGCAGATTCAGGCGCTGGAGGCGGAACTTGACACTTCTATTTTCGACCGTGGTTCACGCCCGCCGAAGCTGACCCCGCAGGGTCTGCAGGTCATCGAAATGGCGCAGGATATTCTCAAGCGCGAGGAGGATGCCAAGGCGACGCTGCGCGGCGACCGGATCGCCGGGACGCTCATGCTCGGCTCGGTACGCTCCAGCGCGCTGAACCTCCTGCCGAGAGCCATCGTGCATATGCGCCAGCAATATCCCGAACTGAAAACCAACCTGCGCGTCTCTCTGTCCTCCACCCTCATCGCCGATGTCGCCTCTGGGCGGCTGGATGCGGCGGTGGTTGCCGAGCATGTTGGATTCCCGGGCGCGCTGCGCTGGAGCCCGTTTCTCCGCGAGCCGCTCTGGCTGATCGCACCGGCGGGCACAACGCCGGACGATCCGATCGCGATGCTCAACATCCGCCCCTATGTCCGCTTCAAGAGCGGCGTCCCGCTTGCCAATCTCATCGACACGGAAATCTCCAGGCTTGGAGTCGTCACCCAGGATATAGCCGAGATCGACACCATTGGCTCGATCGTCACCTGCGTGCGACAGGGCCTCGGAATATCAGTCGTACCGCATGTGGCACTGCAGGAGCCCGAAGACATGAACCTTCTGCGCCTCCCGTTCGGTCAACCGCAGATCAACCGCCAGATCGGCATTGTTGAACGTACGGTCAGTCCCCGGGGCGAAATCATCGCCAGAATGCATGAGGTTCTTGCAGATCTGTGCGGCGAGCACGGTTTGCAGCGTTCAGTAATTCTTACCAACCCGAAAGAGTGA
- a CDS encoding tripartite tricarboxylate transporter substrate binding protein has translation MKKTLAALMLVSLSATPALAEYPEKPIEIVVGYSAGGGTDVMARTVAQFLEKELGEGAAVVVKNMPGAGGQIGFTEVASADPDGYTLGTFNLPAALALTYDRDADYDVDSFTYLANFVQDPNTIVVSATSDFQTLDDLIAAAKQDPGAITVGLSSLGGNDHFAANMMEQAAGVEFTLVPFKGASMARTAIMGGHVAAGTMTLSQTTSFPDELRVLAILDDERSTFRPDVPTASEQGYDIEMSSLRGIVGPAGLSPDVTERLLQALSAVNDNAEFQSMMAEQGNPLAFVAGDAFADVAKVQNSVAQTIWEETPWK, from the coding sequence ATGAAGAAAACCCTGGCGGCTCTCATGCTCGTGAGCCTTTCGGCCACACCGGCGCTCGCCGAATATCCCGAGAAACCCATCGAGATCGTGGTCGGCTATTCTGCCGGCGGCGGCACCGATGTCATGGCGCGGACCGTCGCACAGTTTCTCGAAAAGGAACTTGGCGAAGGTGCAGCCGTCGTTGTCAAGAACATGCCCGGCGCTGGCGGTCAGATCGGTTTTACCGAGGTCGCATCCGCCGATCCCGATGGCTATACGCTCGGCACGTTCAATCTGCCGGCAGCACTGGCTCTGACCTATGACCGGGACGCCGACTACGATGTCGACAGCTTCACCTATCTAGCGAACTTCGTTCAGGATCCCAACACCATCGTCGTCAGTGCTACATCAGATTTCCAGACGCTGGACGATTTGATCGCAGCCGCAAAGCAGGATCCGGGGGCGATCACCGTTGGCCTCTCATCACTCGGCGGCAACGATCATTTCGCTGCGAACATGATGGAACAAGCAGCCGGTGTCGAGTTCACGCTGGTGCCCTTCAAGGGTGCATCGATGGCGCGGACCGCCATCATGGGCGGGCATGTCGCCGCCGGGACGATGACGCTCAGCCAGACGACGAGCTTTCCCGACGAACTGCGAGTCCTGGCGATTCTCGACGATGAGCGTTCGACATTCCGCCCCGATGTGCCGACCGCCAGTGAACAGGGCTACGACATCGAGATGTCCTCTCTGCGTGGTATCGTCGGTCCGGCAGGTCTTTCACCTGATGTGACCGAACGCCTGCTGCAGGCACTTTCTGCGGTGAATGACAATGCGGAGTTCCAGTCGATGATGGCCGAACAGGGCAATCCCCTAGCCTTCGTCGCAGGCGACGCATTTGCCGATGTGGCCAAGGTGCAGAACTCAGTTGCACAGACAATCTGGGAAGAAACGCCCTGGAAGTAG
- a CDS encoding tripartite tricarboxylate transporter permease, with product MLSNIFLGLETALTPLALVYCFLGVFFGTLVGVIPGIGPLTAISMLLPLTYHLDPTTSLIMLAGIWYGTGYGGSTAAILVNIPGTTSSAISCLDGHPMALQGRGAEALLMTSVASFVGGIIGIVLLMIFAPTIARYALSFGSAEYFSLMVLGLVAASAVSDGSVAKALAMVVLGVVCGTVGIDLYTGDERLTFGVLDLSNGIGLVPLAMGVFGIAEVVSNAQSGARRNFDRKSVSLRTMKLPREEVKRSIMPMLRGSGIGSFFGALPGTGPSVASFFAYALEKRLSTSPERFGKGAVEGVTAPEAANNAADQTAFVPTLTLGIPGSATMALMLGALTIHGIAPGPKLLSDQPQLFWGLIMSFWIGNLMLLVLNIPMIGLWVRLLLVPSRFLYPAILMFIAIGTLSLHNNTFDVWLVIAFGLIGIVMRWLDFPAAPLLLGFVLGPMMEEHFRRAMLLSRGDPATFIERPISAVVLGLALLMLVWGIWSHHKNRRLAPAAIS from the coding sequence ATGTTGAGCAATATCTTCCTCGGGCTGGAAACGGCCCTCACCCCGTTGGCGCTCGTCTACTGTTTTCTCGGGGTATTTTTCGGAACACTGGTCGGCGTCATTCCGGGCATTGGCCCACTGACGGCGATCTCGATGCTGCTCCCGCTGACCTATCACCTCGACCCTACGACGTCACTCATCATGCTGGCGGGGATCTGGTATGGCACCGGCTATGGCGGATCGACGGCGGCGATCCTCGTCAATATACCCGGCACCACATCGTCCGCCATCTCCTGCCTCGATGGGCACCCGATGGCGCTTCAGGGTCGGGGCGCGGAGGCGCTTTTGATGACCTCCGTCGCCTCGTTCGTCGGCGGTATCATCGGCATCGTGCTACTGATGATCTTTGCGCCGACGATCGCCCGCTATGCGCTCAGCTTCGGCTCGGCCGAATATTTTTCGCTGATGGTGCTGGGCCTGGTAGCAGCCAGCGCGGTCAGCGACGGCTCCGTCGCCAAGGCGCTGGCCATGGTCGTGTTGGGTGTGGTCTGCGGCACCGTCGGAATCGACCTCTACACCGGCGACGAACGCCTGACCTTCGGCGTACTCGACCTGTCAAATGGCATCGGGCTCGTTCCATTGGCGATGGGTGTGTTCGGAATTGCCGAAGTCGTCAGCAACGCTCAGTCTGGCGCAAGACGCAACTTCGACCGCAAGAGTGTTTCCCTGCGAACCATGAAGCTGCCGCGCGAGGAGGTGAAGCGCTCGATCATGCCGATGTTGCGAGGCAGCGGCATCGGATCCTTCTTCGGCGCACTGCCCGGCACCGGCCCCTCGGTCGCCTCGTTCTTCGCCTACGCCCTCGAAAAGCGGCTGTCGACGAGCCCCGAACGCTTCGGCAAGGGTGCGGTCGAAGGCGTGACCGCACCGGAGGCCGCCAACAATGCCGCCGATCAGACGGCCTTCGTGCCAACCCTTACTCTGGGCATTCCCGGCAGTGCCACCATGGCTCTCATGCTGGGTGCGCTCACCATCCACGGGATCGCACCGGGACCGAAGCTGCTGTCGGATCAGCCGCAATTGTTCTGGGGCCTGATCATGAGTTTCTGGATCGGCAACCTGATGCTGCTGGTGCTCAATATTCCGATGATCGGGCTGTGGGTGCGACTGCTGCTGGTGCCGTCACGGTTCCTTTATCCGGCGATCCTGATGTTCATCGCGATCGGCACGCTCAGTCTGCACAACAATACCTTCGACGTCTGGCTGGTGATAGCCTTCGGCCTGATCGGCATCGTCATGCGCTGGCTGGACTTCCCGGCGGCACCACTGCTGCTGGGCTTTGTTCTCGGTCCCATGATGGAAGAGCATTTCCGCCGGGCCATGCTGCTTTCCCGTGGCGATCCGGCGACCTTCATCGAGCGCCCGATCAGTGCCGTCGTCCTGGGACTGGCGCTGCTGATGCTGGTCTGGGGAATATGGTCACACCACAAGAACAGGCGTCTTGCGCCTGCTGCCATCAGCTAG
- a CDS encoding tripartite tricarboxylate transporter permease: protein MYADLLHALPSVFGFANFAAIVIGVIAGIVVGAMPGLSATMAISVLVPFTFGLEPLVALGLMAGIYNGAMYGGAIPAVLLRIPGTPAAVATTFDGYPMAQKGEGGFALQVAVVSSAIGGIASAFALMLLAPPLSKVTLLFGPSEVFWVAVFGLASIVFLLGGNPLKGLISACFGVFVSVIGSDPILGSDRYTFGQLEILDGIHIVILLVGLYALPPVIDLLETPLKTDGVDSSKLGTESIWKALPRMARFWKTWIRSSLIGIWIGILPGAGGSMAAFMAYNEARRASKTPETWGNGEPEGVAAAETSNNADTASALIPALTLGIPGTAVAAVMLGGLLVHGLQPGPMLFRDNPDIVFGFMWQFLFGAVLLVLLGGSLATNSFARLLNLPRPLLGSVIIVLMLIGVYSIHGRMFDVYLMLGFGAIGYVMDKLNYPLPPVVLGLILGGFAEENLRLALRIGRGDWTVLFANTTSLVLVALTIAVIVGPMIKHRFFESSKTAKAED from the coding sequence ATGTACGCCGATCTTCTCCACGCATTGCCGAGCGTCTTCGGCTTCGCCAACTTCGCTGCTATCGTCATCGGTGTCATCGCCGGCATTGTCGTCGGCGCCATGCCCGGCCTCAGCGCCACGATGGCGATCTCGGTGCTCGTTCCCTTCACCTTCGGTCTCGAACCGCTGGTCGCCCTCGGCCTGATGGCGGGCATCTACAATGGTGCGATGTATGGTGGCGCTATTCCGGCCGTGCTCTTGCGCATTCCCGGCACGCCGGCCGCTGTCGCCACCACCTTCGACGGCTACCCCATGGCGCAGAAGGGCGAAGGCGGCTTTGCCCTGCAGGTAGCGGTCGTCTCGTCGGCCATCGGCGGTATCGCCAGCGCCTTCGCGCTGATGCTGCTCGCCCCGCCACTCTCCAAGGTAACGCTGCTGTTCGGCCCGTCCGAGGTGTTCTGGGTCGCCGTCTTCGGCCTTGCGAGCATCGTCTTTCTTCTGGGAGGAAACCCGCTCAAGGGGCTCATCAGCGCCTGCTTCGGCGTGTTCGTCTCGGTGATCGGCTCCGATCCCATCCTTGGCAGCGATCGCTACACTTTCGGCCAGTTGGAGATCCTCGACGGCATCCACATCGTCATCCTGCTCGTCGGCCTCTATGCCCTGCCACCGGTGATCGACCTGCTCGAGACACCGCTGAAGACCGATGGTGTGGACAGCAGCAAGCTCGGCACCGAATCGATCTGGAAGGCCTTGCCGCGCATGGCTCGCTTCTGGAAGACCTGGATACGCTCCTCGCTCATCGGTATCTGGATCGGCATTCTTCCCGGTGCCGGCGGTTCGATGGCGGCGTTCATGGCCTACAACGAGGCGCGCCGAGCTTCGAAAACTCCCGAGACATGGGGAAATGGCGAGCCTGAAGGTGTGGCCGCCGCCGAGACCTCGAACAATGCCGACACCGCTTCCGCGCTGATCCCCGCCCTGACACTCGGCATCCCCGGCACAGCCGTGGCCGCAGTCATGCTCGGCGGACTTCTCGTCCACGGATTGCAGCCCGGACCGATGCTCTTCCGCGACAATCCGGACATCGTCTTCGGCTTCATGTGGCAGTTCCTGTTCGGTGCCGTCCTGCTCGTCCTTCTGGGCGGCTCGCTCGCCACCAACAGCTTTGCCCGACTGCTCAACCTGCCGCGCCCGCTGCTCGGATCGGTGATCATCGTGCTGATGCTGATCGGCGTCTATTCAATCCACGGACGCATGTTCGACGTCTACCTGATGCTCGGTTTCGGGGCGATCGGCTATGTCATGGACAAGCTGAACTACCCGCTGCCACCGGTCGTACTGGGGCTTATCCTGGGCGGTTTCGCCGAGGAAAACCTACGCCTCGCGCTTCGCATCGGCCGCGGCGACTGGACGGTCTTGTTCGCCAACACGACCAGCCTCGTTCTCGTGGCACTCACCATCGCCGTTATCGTCGGCCCGATGATCAAGCACCGCTTCTTCGAAAGCAGCAAAACCGCCAAGGCGGAAGACTGA
- a CDS encoding RraA family protein, with protein sequence MSIGFRILERQRVAPKALVEAFAKLPVANVSDSMARMTAGGVSLRPMHAKGGMAGVALTVKSRPGDNLMLHKAIDMAVPGDVIVADAGGDLTNALIGELMLAYAVKKGVAGFVINGAIRDADAFRETNLPTFAAGITHRGPYKDGPGEINVPIALDGMVIEPGDIVIGDSDGVLVVPIDVAEDVLTKTQAKQDAETRQMGAITEGTNDRSWVDAALKERGCSFPEN encoded by the coding sequence ATGTCCATCGGTTTTCGCATTCTCGAACGCCAGCGCGTTGCGCCGAAGGCTCTGGTCGAAGCGTTCGCCAAACTCCCGGTGGCCAATGTCTCCGACTCCATGGCGCGCATGACGGCGGGCGGAGTCAGCCTTAGGCCGATGCACGCAAAGGGAGGCATGGCCGGTGTCGCGCTCACGGTCAAATCGCGGCCTGGCGACAATCTGATGCTGCATAAGGCCATCGACATGGCAGTTCCGGGCGATGTGATCGTCGCCGATGCCGGTGGTGATCTGACCAACGCCCTGATCGGTGAGCTGATGCTCGCCTATGCCGTGAAAAAGGGCGTGGCCGGTTTCGTGATCAACGGTGCCATCCGCGACGCCGACGCCTTCCGCGAAACCAATCTGCCGACATTTGCCGCCGGCATCACCCATCGGGGCCCCTACAAGGATGGGCCGGGCGAGATCAATGTGCCGATCGCGCTCGACGGCATGGTGATCGAGCCGGGCGATATCGTCATCGGCGACAGTGACGGTGTGCTTGTCGTGCCCATCGACGTTGCCGAAGACGTCCTGACGAAGACGCAGGCCAAGCAGGATGCCGAGACCCGGCAGATGGGGGCCATCACCGAAGGTACGAACGACCGAAGCTGGGTCGATGCAGCGCTGAAGGAGCGTGGTTGCAGCTTCCCGGAAAACTGA
- a CDS encoding tripartite tricarboxylate transporter substrate binding protein, with amino-acid sequence MLKLMQKTALAGAMILVAGAAQAEYPEKPIEIIVGYSAGGGTDVMARTAAPFIEKYLGEGASLVVKNMPGASGQIGITEVANAEPDGYTLGTFNLPGMMARTIDREADYDIDSFTYLANVVNDPNVIVTSRSSGLDTLDKLIADARENPGAVTVAMSSLGGDDHFALIKLQNLTETEYTIVPFKGSAPARTALLGGHVAMGILNVSEVAEFQDELNVLGIASAERSDFAPGLPTLKEQGIDIVNGSLRGFVAPAGLPDDVQAKLLNAFSSLADDDAFIKAMAGTANPVDVVTGADFKALTGELHDLAAQVWEKTPWN; translated from the coding sequence ATGTTGAAACTCATGCAGAAGACGGCATTGGCGGGGGCGATGATCCTCGTCGCGGGAGCGGCCCAGGCTGAATATCCCGAAAAGCCGATCGAGATCATTGTCGGATATTCCGCCGGTGGTGGCACCGATGTCATGGCGCGCACGGCGGCACCCTTCATCGAGAAATATCTGGGCGAAGGTGCAAGCCTCGTCGTCAAGAACATGCCGGGCGCAAGCGGCCAGATCGGCATCACCGAGGTCGCCAATGCCGAGCCCGACGGCTACACGCTTGGCACGTTCAACCTGCCGGGCATGATGGCCCGCACCATCGACCGCGAGGCCGATTACGACATCGACAGCTTCACATATCTTGCCAATGTCGTGAACGATCCCAACGTGATCGTGACCTCCAGGAGCAGCGGTCTCGATACGCTCGACAAGCTCATCGCGGATGCCAGGGAAAATCCGGGTGCGGTCACGGTCGCCATGTCGAGCCTCGGCGGCGACGATCATTTCGCGCTCATCAAGCTGCAGAACCTCACCGAGACCGAGTACACCATCGTGCCCTTCAAGGGTTCGGCTCCGGCACGTACCGCCCTTCTGGGCGGCCATGTGGCCATGGGCATCCTCAATGTCTCCGAGGTCGCCGAGTTTCAGGACGAACTGAACGTGCTCGGCATTGCGTCGGCCGAACGTTCGGATTTCGCTCCGGGTCTGCCGACGCTGAAGGAGCAGGGTATCGATATCGTCAACGGATCGCTGCGCGGTTTCGTGGCGCCCGCGGGCCTGCCCGACGATGTCCAGGCCAAGCTCCTGAACGCCTTCTCCAGCCTCGCCGACGATGACGCCTTCATCAAGGCGATGGCCGGCACTGCCAATCCGGTCGACGTGGTCACCGGCGCCGACTTCAAGGCGCTGACCGGCGAACTCCATGACCTGGCTGCACAGGTATGGGAAAAGACACCCTGGAATTGA
- the dctP gene encoding TRAP transporter substrate-binding protein DctP — protein sequence MKLKAIGASAILLATAAAAQATEWTAYTYSSVSTTAAVKGMTRIAERVAAETDGELTIDLHLGKTLQIASSDITQAVGDGIVDFAADFFFSGNVPVARVLNLPMLIENDEEWNAAYEALLPTLADAFAEQGVVLLGGYRYPEQTIFTTFEIDDLADLNGHKIRVTSPEQGRFIEEFGGAPITLSGSEVPTSLERGVIEGVLTASAGGAKNWHEFLPYNYRFSVNYGNSMIIANMDSFEALDEGVQETLRQIVSEEGPATTAAFLEDEEVQKEAQSKAGMTLVDAAEGDADMAREKLAPFWESWAEENGPEYVEALATVRAAIGK from the coding sequence ATGAAACTCAAGGCCATCGGTGCCAGCGCCATTCTTCTGGCCACCGCTGCCGCGGCTCAGGCCACGGAGTGGACCGCCTACACCTACTCGTCCGTGTCGACGACCGCAGCTGTCAAGGGTATGACCCGGATCGCCGAGCGCGTTGCCGCGGAGACGGACGGCGAACTGACGATCGACCTGCATCTCGGCAAGACCCTGCAGATCGCCTCCTCGGACATCACGCAAGCCGTCGGAGACGGCATCGTCGACTTTGCCGCCGACTTCTTCTTCTCGGGTAATGTGCCGGTCGCGCGGGTGCTTAACCTGCCGATGCTGATCGAGAATGACGAAGAATGGAATGCGGCCTACGAGGCGCTACTGCCGACCCTGGCGGATGCCTTCGCCGAGCAGGGTGTGGTGCTGCTGGGCGGTTACCGCTATCCCGAACAGACGATCTTCACCACCTTCGAGATCGACGATCTCGCGGATCTGAACGGCCACAAGATCCGGGTCACGTCGCCCGAACAGGGCCGTTTCATCGAGGAATTCGGTGGGGCTCCGATCACGCTTTCCGGCAGCGAAGTCCCGACCTCGCTCGAGCGCGGAGTGATCGAGGGCGTGCTGACCGCCAGCGCCGGTGGGGCCAAGAACTGGCACGAGTTCCTGCCCTACAACTACCGTTTCTCGGTCAATTACGGCAACTCGATGATCATCGCCAACATGGACTCCTTCGAGGCGCTGGATGAGGGCGTGCAGGAAACGCTTCGCCAGATCGTGTCCGAAGAGGGGCCGGCGACAACCGCCGCCTTCCTTGAGGACGAGGAAGTCCAGAAAGAGGCGCAATCCAAGGCGGGCATGACCCTGGTCGATGCGGCCGAAGGTGATGCCGACATGGCTCGCGAGAAGCTCGCACCTTTCTGGGAGTCCTGGGCCGAGGAGAACGGGCCCGAATATGTGGAAGCGCTGGCCACCGTCCGCGCCGCCATCGGCAAGTAG